A region from the Brachyspira hampsonii genome encodes:
- a CDS encoding glutathione peroxidase — MNIYDFNVKDINGNDVSLSKYRGKVVLIVNTATRCGFTNQYKDLENIYKMYNSRGFEILDFPCNQFLNQAPESDEKIDSFCKMRYNTSFNRFKKIDVKGKNIEPLYSYLINNSNYLFNKNIKWNFTKFLIDRNGNIVKRFSSFSSGSGIIKYIDKII, encoded by the coding sequence ATGAACATATATGATTTTAATGTTAAAGATATCAATGGTAATGATGTATCTTTATCAAAATATAGAGGCAAAGTTGTTCTGATAGTTAATACTGCTACTAGATGCGGTTTTACCAATCAATATAAAGATTTAGAAAATATATACAAAATGTATAATAGCAGGGGCTTTGAGATATTAGATTTTCCTTGTAATCAATTTTTAAATCAGGCACCGGAATCAGATGAGAAAATAGATAGTTTCTGTAAAATGAGATATAATACATCTTTCAACAGATTTAAGAAAATAGATGTTAAAGGAAAGAATATAGAGCCTTTATATTCATATCTTATTAATAACAGCAATTATTTATTTAATAAAAATATAAAATGGAATTTTACAAAATTTTTAATAGATAGAAACGGAAATATTGTAAAGAGATTTTCTAGTTTTTCATCTGGAAGCGGAATAATTAAGTATATAGATAAAATTATATGA
- the mazG gene encoding nucleoside triphosphate pyrophosphohydrolase, with protein MKSFEELISVIQTLRGENGCAWDKVQTFDSLIPCFLEEAYELVEAINNKDYDNIKEELGDVLLHVVFFSELAKDENKFNIDDVCKNINEKLIRRHPHVFGNSDVKDVQGILKQWDKIKKEEKGIDCVDEFKSVLDGIPKSLPIMEKSYKLMKKAASVGFEYENIDDSLSKIEEELSEVKEAYKEQDKEHLEEEIGDLIMTVLDFARMNKINPVNSLIKVNEKFTKRFHYVEKSAYEMNKKLENMSLDEMDKLWNEYKKKERENQ; from the coding sequence ATGAAATCATTCGAAGAACTTATATCTGTAATACAAACTTTAAGAGGTGAGAATGGCTGTGCTTGGGATAAGGTGCAGACTTTTGATAGTTTAATTCCTTGTTTTCTGGAAGAGGCTTATGAACTTGTAGAAGCTATTAATAATAAGGATTATGATAATATTAAAGAAGAGCTTGGAGATGTACTTTTGCATGTTGTGTTTTTTTCTGAGCTTGCTAAAGATGAAAATAAATTTAATATAGATGATGTTTGCAAAAATATTAATGAAAAACTTATAAGAAGGCATCCTCATGTATTTGGAAATAGTGATGTAAAAGATGTACAAGGAATACTTAAGCAATGGGATAAGATAAAAAAGGAAGAGAAGGGTATTGATTGTGTAGATGAGTTTAAAAGTGTACTTGATGGTATACCTAAATCACTTCCTATTATGGAAAAATCTTATAAATTAATGAAAAAAGCAGCTAGTGTTGGTTTTGAATATGAGAATATTGATGATTCTTTGTCAAAGATAGAAGAAGAACTTTCTGAAGTGAAAGAGGCATATAAAGAGCAGGATAAAGAACATTTGGAGGAAGAAATAGGAGATTTGATTATGACTGTTCTTGATTTTGCTCGTATGAATAAGATTAATCCTGTTAATTCCCTTATCAAAGTTAATGAAAAATTTACAAAAAGATTTCATTATGTTGAAAAGTCTGCTTATGAAATGAATAAGAAATTAGAAAATATGTCTTTAGATGAAATGGATAAACTTTGGAATGAATATAAGAAAAAAGAAAGAGAAAATCAATGA
- a CDS encoding flagellar filament outer layer protein FlaA has product METRLLYNFETLDEWQPISNASRFMFRGDRTNENGVVMKYPNMRLFATKPYGMGNQSYNSTNSLSVSVSFFRKSYNFFDLVPTVQKIIPGKAQTFDVWVWGGNYDYTMEMIFEDYRGYTYTLPLGSIRYIGWRNMSTSVPSFIPQEEPYVPRAKGLRFMNFRFWSSPEERADNFVVLLDYFQTVTDTFRESYDGSDIETTLGQEVGGRSSEQYTEGGAQVVGESNGGTAGGDTATEQPQEAQQ; this is encoded by the coding sequence ATGGAAACTAGATTGCTTTACAACTTTGAAACATTAGACGAATGGCAGCCAATATCAAATGCTAGCCGCTTTATGTTTAGAGGTGATAGAACAAATGAAAATGGTGTTGTAATGAAATATCCTAATATGAGATTATTCGCTACAAAACCATATGGTATGGGTAACCAAAGTTATAATTCAACTAATTCATTATCAGTAAGTGTTTCTTTTTTCAGAAAATCTTATAACTTCTTTGACTTAGTTCCAACAGTACAAAAAATCATACCAGGTAAAGCTCAAACTTTTGATGTTTGGGTATGGGGTGGTAATTATGACTATACTATGGAAATGATATTTGAAGATTATCGTGGTTATACTTATACATTGCCTTTGGGTTCTATAAGATATATAGGTTGGAGAAATATGAGTACATCAGTGCCATCATTCATCCCTCAGGAAGAACCTTATGTTCCTAGAGCTAAAGGTTTAAGATTTATGAATTTCCGTTTCTGGTCCTCACCAGAGGAAAGAGCAGATAACTTTGTAGTTTTATTGGACTATTTCCAAACAGTAACAGATACATTTAGAGAGTCTTATGACGGATCTGATATTGAAACTACATTAGGTCAGGAAGTTGGCGGAAGATCTTCTGAACAATATACAGAAGGCGGAGCTCAAGTAGTAGGTGAAAGCAATGGTGGTACTGCCGGCGGAGATACTGCTACAGAACAGCCACAAGAAGCGCAACAATAA
- a CDS encoding pseudouridine synthase has translation MRLNKYIASLNIASRREADRLIQNGNVKVNGIIITNPAIQVNEEDKIECSIEQYKENKIYIKLNKPRGYVVSSNKNEGKPIYNLIKNNFDNIYPVGRLDKDSSGLILFTNDGVFAKNIIGENTSCEKEYFVKVNDSIPDGALKKLEYGISLDGQKLKPAKIKRVNKNSFHIILTEGKNRQIRRMCQKVGFEVIILKRLRIADILLDDLKEGSFKHLTKNEIDSVLKN, from the coding sequence ATGAGATTGAATAAATATATAGCATCTTTAAATATTGCAAGCAGAAGAGAAGCTGACAGGCTTATTCAAAACGGAAATGTTAAAGTTAATGGAATAATTATAACAAATCCGGCAATTCAAGTTAATGAAGAAGACAAAATAGAATGCAGTATTGAACAATATAAAGAGAATAAAATATATATAAAATTAAATAAACCTAGAGGCTATGTTGTTTCATCAAATAAAAATGAAGGAAAGCCTATATATAATCTAATTAAAAATAATTTTGATAATATATATCCTGTTGGAAGACTAGATAAAGACAGCTCTGGACTTATACTTTTTACTAATGATGGGGTATTTGCTAAAAATATAATAGGAGAAAATACAAGCTGCGAAAAAGAATATTTTGTCAAAGTTAATGATAGTATACCAGACGGAGCTTTGAAAAAATTAGAGTATGGGATTTCTTTAGACGGACAAAAACTCAAGCCTGCAAAGATAAAAAGAGTTAATAAAAATTCTTTCCACATAATATTAACAGAAGGAAAAAATAGACAAATAAGAAGAATGTGCCAAAAAGTAGGTTTTGAAGTAATAATACTAAAAAGATTAAGAATAGCTGATATATTATTAGATGACTTAAAAGAAGGTTCTTTTAAACACCTTACAAAAAATGAAATAGACTCTGTATTAAAAAATTAG
- a CDS encoding flagellar filament outer layer protein FlaA produces MKRLSILITMLILTVAFLLFAQDAAQTGEQTTQNQGEDGNNFITEAITNYLIDDFEFANTWQASMPRDYGVVSIIRREGGPADVIAEGAENNKYILGAKVEYFRTGYPWFSVTPPRPVKIPGYTKELSVWVAGRNHNNRMSFYLYDINGKPQSVGNEALNFMGWKNITVQVPANIEQEDFRGQVEQGISFMGIHVKVDPRDSYGKYYIYFDQLMAKTDMYLETYREEDDPLDTW; encoded by the coding sequence ATGAAAAGATTAAGTATCTTGATAACAATGTTAATTCTAACTGTTGCATTCTTGTTGTTTGCCCAAGATGCGGCTCAAACAGGTGAGCAAACTACTCAAAATCAAGGTGAAGATGGTAATAACTTCATAACTGAAGCTATCACTAATTACTTAATAGATGATTTTGAATTTGCTAATACTTGGCAAGCTTCTATGCCTAGAGATTATGGTGTAGTTAGTATTATTCGTCGTGAAGGCGGTCCAGCTGATGTTATAGCTGAAGGTGCAGAAAATAATAAATATATTTTAGGTGCTAAAGTAGAATACTTCAGAACTGGTTATCCTTGGTTCTCTGTTACTCCTCCTAGACCTGTGAAAATACCTGGTTATACTAAAGAACTTAGTGTTTGGGTAGCTGGTCGTAACCATAATAATAGAATGAGTTTCTACCTTTATGATATAAATGGAAAACCTCAGTCTGTTGGTAATGAAGCTCTTAACTTTATGGGTTGGAAAAACATAACTGTACAAGTTCCTGCTAATATAGAACAAGAGGACTTCAGAGGTCAAGTTGAACAAGGTATTAGCTTTATGGGTATACATGTTAAAGTTGATCCTAGAGATTCTTATGGTAAATACTATATCTATTTTGACCAATTAATGGCTAAAACTGATATGTACTTAGAAACTTATAGAGAAGAAGATGATCCATTAGATACTTGGTAA
- a CDS encoding PDC sensor domain-containing protein has translation MKNNKVLLLKLIIPFAVFLLAAYIIMYFAYKTVYTNEFIKNTLVEIDNTELVISTEMEKVYDVMYTLRGYFEANDNSFTNIRKTLESILKSNNNIYDILYGNEIPYKDGGLFVNGISPYPNTYDQTSRLWYKGAVTKNGIFITEPYVDANTGEYV, from the coding sequence ATGAAAAATAACAAAGTGCTATTATTAAAACTAATTATTCCTTTTGCCGTTTTTTTACTTGCAGCTTATATTATTATGTACTTTGCTTATAAAACCGTATATACTAATGAGTTTATAAAAAATACATTAGTAGAGATTGATAACACTGAATTGGTAATATCCACAGAAATGGAAAAAGTATATGATGTAATGTATACATTAAGAGGATATTTTGAAGCAAATGATAACTCATTTACAAATATAAGAAAAACACTTGAAAGCATATTAAAATCAAATAATAACATATACGACATACTATACGGAAATGAAATACCATACAAAGACGGAGGACTTTTTGTTAATGGTATAAGCCCTTACCCTAATACTTATGACCAAACTTCAAGATTATGGTATAAAGGAGCTGTTACTAAGAATGGAATATTTATTACAGAGCCTTATGTTGATGCTAATACTGGGGAATATGTATAA